One window of the Manihot esculenta cultivar AM560-2 chromosome 14, M.esculenta_v8, whole genome shotgun sequence genome contains the following:
- the LOC110599676 gene encoding uncharacterized protein LOC110599676 isoform X2, which produces MVSQRQRFARKRYKEAHPELFTKPEHTPPKDPDKKKKKSKSKFKRKRSDYKEPKDPNGPNKKGFKKHPLRVPGMKPGESCFICKAKDHIAKLCPQKAEWEKNKICLLCRQRGHSLKRCPNKKDETVDKKLCYNCGEAGHSLSNCPLPLQDGGTRFANCFICNEHGHLSKDCPKNTHGIYPKGGCCKICGGVTHLAKDCPEKGKRGSLATGKEAFEQGERPTPKLTKFVSGDELDDDFMTENSNVIQQEKPSDSKDTQANSASGMAVHDDCKLKFQELKAKRNYRFITFKIEAQQVVVDKLGNPQSTYEDFTASLPADECRYAVFDFDFTTNENCQKSKIFFIAWSPDTSIVRMKMVYASSKDRFKRELDGIQLELQATDPSEMSFDIIKARAL; this is translated from the exons ATGGTGAGCCAAAGACAGAGGTTTGCCCGCAAGCGATACAAAGAAGCGCACCCGGAGCTATTCACTAAACCAGAGCATACGCCACCAAAAGACCCcgacaagaagaagaagaaaagtaagAGCAAGTTCAAGCGTAAGAGGTCAGACTATAAAGAACCCAAGGATCCAAATGGACCCAACAAAAAGGGGTTCAAAAAACACCCACTTAGAGTCCCTGGCATGAAGCCTGGTGAAAGTTGTTTTATTTGTAAGGCCAAGGACCATATTGCCAAGCTTTGCCCGCAAAAAGCAGAATGGGAAAAGAACAAG ATATGCTTGCTTTGTCGACAGCGAGGGCATAGCCTTAAGCGTTGCCCTAACAAGAAGGACGAGACAGTTGATAAGAAATTGTGCTATAATTGTGGGGAAGCTGGCCATTCGCTATCAAACTGTCCACTGCCTCTTCAAGATG GGGGAACTAGATTTGCCAATTGCTTTATCTGTAATGAACATGGACATTTGAGTAAAGACTGCCCTAAAAATACTCATGGGATATACCCAAAG GGGGGTTGCTGTAAAATATGTGGTGGTGTGACTCATTTAGCAAAAGATTGTCCTGAGAAGGGTAAGAGAGGCTCTCTTGCCACTGGTAAAGAAG CTTTTGAACAAGGAGAAAGGCCAACTCCTAAGCTGACCAAGTTTGTAAGTGGGGATGAGTTGGATGATGATTTTATGACCGAAAACAGTAATGTCATCCAGCAAGAAAAGCCATCCGATTCAAAAGATACTCAA GCGAACTCGGCATCTGGAATGGCTGTGCATGACGACTGCAAGCTCAAGTTTCAGGAGCTGAAAGCAAAAAGGAACTACCGATTCATCACTTTCAAGATTGAAGCTCAGCAAGTTGTGGTAGACAAACTTGGAAACCCTCAATCAACCTACGAGGATTTCACTGCATCTCTTCCAGCTGATGAATGCCGCTATGCTGTCTTCGATTTTGATTTCACCACTAATGAGAATTGCCAGAAAAGCAAAATTTTCTTCATTGCTTG GTCACCTGATACTTCCATTGTGAGAATGAAGATGGTGTATGCAAGCTCAAAGGACAGATTCAAGAGGGAACTCGATGGCATTCAGTTGGAATTGCAAGCAACAGATCCTAGCGAAATGAGCTTCGACATTATCAAAGCGCGAGCACTTTAG
- the LOC110599675 gene encoding O-glucosyltransferase rumi homolog gives MRENREQQAYSQYGSGIYNHFKETIRPYIKLPARLSIFVFLIFLLVCSFVSTRLLDSTAILSGSAQKPFLATETSAHVPLDCAAFNLTRKCPAYFPTSISENHGGPSVSACPEYFRWIHEDLRPWAGTGITREMVERAKTTANFRLVIVNGKVYLEKYRRAFQTRDVFTLWGILQLLQRYPGKVPDLELMLDCFDWPVVKLSEYSGERPNSTTPPPLFGYCGDDDTLDIVFPDWSFWGWPETHIKPWENLLNDLKEGNKKTRWIDREPYAYWKGNPKVSQTRQELMKCNVSEQQDWNARVYALDWDRESKQGYKQSNLASQCNHRYKIYIEGYTWSVSEKYILACDSVTLIVKPHYYDFFTRSLRPIDHYWPIKDNEKCRSIKFAVEWGNTHKQKAQAIGKAASEFIQEELKMDYVYDYMFHLLNEYAKLLTFKPIIPPKAKELCLEYMACRMGGLKKEFMMETMVKSPAETNPCTLPPPYDPQSLHAIFRRREISIKQVESWEKQYWDDHNN, from the exons atgagagaaaacagGGAACAGCAGGCGTACTCGCAATATGGATCGGGGATTTATAATCATTTCAAAGAGACGATTAGGCCTTATATCAAGTTACCTGCAAGATTATCCATCTTCGTCTTCCTCATCTTCCTCCTCGTCTGCTCGTTCGTCTCCACGCGCCTCCTTGACTCCACT GCTATTCTTAGCGGCTCCGCTCAGAAGCCGTTCTTAGCTACCGAAACATCCGCCCATGTCCCCCTCGACTGCGCTGCTTTTAATCTCACGAGAAAATGTCCGGCGTATTTCCCCACTTCCATTTCAGAAAATCATGGCGGTCCATCTGTTTCAGCTTGTCCAGAATACTTCCGTTGGATCCACGAAGACCTGCGTCCGTGGGCTGGCACGGGGATAACGAGAGAAATGGTTGAGAGAGCTAAAACGACGGCGAATTTTAGGTTGGTGATTGTGAATGGCAAAGTCTATTTGGAGAAGTACCGGAGGGCGTTTCAGACGAGAGATGTTTTTACTCTGTGGGGAATCCTCCAGCTGTTACAGAGATACCCAGGAAAAGTGCCGGACTTGGAGCTGATGCTTGATTGCTTTGACTGGCCCGTTGTGAAATTAAGCGAGTATAGTGGGGAAAGGCCCAACTCCACGACCCCTCCCCCTTTGTTTGGGTACTGTGGAGATGATGACACACTCGATATCGTTTTCCCTGACTGGTCCTTTTGGGGATG GCCTGAGACCCATATAAAGCCATGGGAGAATTTGCTGAATGACTTGAAAGAAGGCAACAAGAAGACCAGATGGATTGACAGGGAGCCTTATGCTTACtggaaaggaaatccaaaagTTTCTCAAACCAGGCAGGAACTTATGAAATGTAACGTCTCAGAACAACAAGACTGGAATGCTCGTGTGTATGCTTTG GACTGGGATCGAGAATCAAAGCAAGGGTACAAGCAATCAAACTTAGCAAGCCAATGTAATCACAG GTATAAGATCTATATTGAAGGATATACATGGTCAGTCAGCGAAAAATACATTCTTGCCTGCGACTCTGTTACTTTAATTGTAAAACCACATTACTATGACTTCTTCACGAGAAGTCTCAGGCCAATTGACCACTACTGGCCTATAAAGGACAATGAAAAGTGCAGGTCCATTAAGTTTGCTGTTGAGTGGGGTAACACCCACAAGCAGAAG GCACAGGCCATTGGAAAGGCAGCCAGTGAATTCATTCAGGAGGAATTGAAGATGGATTACGTGTACGACTATATGTTTCATCTCTTGAATGAGTATGCTAAGCTCTTGACCTTCAAACCAATTATACCTCCAAAAGCTAAAGAACTTTGTTTAGAATACATGGCTTGCCGAATGGGTGGACTAAAGAAGGAGTTCATGATGGAAACCATGGTGAAGAGTCCCGCAGAGACAAATCCATGCACGTTGCCTCCTCCCTACGATCCTCAATCACTTCACGCCATTTTTAGGAGAAGAGAGATATCAATAAAACAAGTGGAGTCATGGGAGAAGCAGTACTGGGACGATCATAATAATTAG
- the LOC110599676 gene encoding actin-depolymerizing factor 7 isoform X1: MANSASGMAVHDDCKLKFQELKAKRNYRFITFKIEAQQVVVDKLGNPQSTYEDFTASLPADECRYAVFDFDFTTNENCQKSKIFFIAWSPDTSIVRMKMVYASSKDRFKRELDGIQLELQATDPSEMSFDIIKARAL; this comes from the exons ATG GCGAACTCGGCATCTGGAATGGCTGTGCATGACGACTGCAAGCTCAAGTTTCAGGAGCTGAAAGCAAAAAGGAACTACCGATTCATCACTTTCAAGATTGAAGCTCAGCAAGTTGTGGTAGACAAACTTGGAAACCCTCAATCAACCTACGAGGATTTCACTGCATCTCTTCCAGCTGATGAATGCCGCTATGCTGTCTTCGATTTTGATTTCACCACTAATGAGAATTGCCAGAAAAGCAAAATTTTCTTCATTGCTTG GTCACCTGATACTTCCATTGTGAGAATGAAGATGGTGTATGCAAGCTCAAAGGACAGATTCAAGAGGGAACTCGATGGCATTCAGTTGGAATTGCAAGCAACAGATCCTAGCGAAATGAGCTTCGACATTATCAAAGCGCGAGCACTTTAG